In the Pseudomonas sp. ADAK2 genome, one interval contains:
- a CDS encoding PoNe immunity protein domain-containing protein, with protein MNRRQHFIADSYYQKSIHLYDTTESRWAGTMQADSPDQENALRTGYFKEAAFNALLISYTAGEPIDSLIPRLEKLINSYEIYQQALAAEEREPDISPLAIDDWPEHYEECVQVISLCILLHRTDLLTRFVALIDRGGYAFEDTLYEDLLRKYLPGRADLDEWFHDLYTPLIRAMYATEPEESSHLLKHYCEAWYPAFATLQTNWHDSHLDIEDDDGNYVGYWAFEAGVIAFLYGIDDSQIDSMVYPKDLVAYARNTANT; from the coding sequence ATGAACAGACGCCAGCATTTCATCGCCGACTCCTACTATCAAAAGTCCATCCATCTCTACGATACGACCGAATCGCGCTGGGCAGGGACGATGCAGGCAGACTCTCCAGACCAGGAGAATGCATTGCGCACGGGGTACTTCAAGGAGGCGGCATTTAATGCCTTGCTGATCAGTTACACAGCAGGCGAGCCGATTGACAGTCTTATTCCCCGGCTGGAGAAGCTGATAAATAGCTACGAGATTTACCAACAAGCGCTGGCTGCCGAGGAACGCGAACCTGATATTTCACCCTTGGCCATTGATGACTGGCCTGAACACTATGAAGAGTGCGTTCAAGTCATCAGCCTTTGCATTTTGTTGCATCGCACCGACTTGCTGACTCGTTTCGTCGCCCTGATAGATCGCGGGGGATACGCCTTCGAAGACACGCTCTACGAAGATCTTCTGCGCAAGTATTTACCTGGCCGCGCTGATCTGGACGAGTGGTTCCACGACCTCTACACGCCGCTGATTCGGGCCATGTATGCCACCGAACCTGAAGAATCGAGTCACTTGTTAAAGCACTATTGCGAAGCGTGGTATCCCGCTTTCGCCACGCTGCAAACCAATTGGCATGACAGTCATTTGGACATTGAAGACGACGATGGCAACTACGTCGGTTACTGGGCTTTTGAAGCAGGCGTCATTGCCTTTTTATACGGTATCGACGACAGCCAAATCGATAGCATGGTTTATCCCAAAGACCTGGTTGCCTATGCCAGGAACACCGCAAACACGTAA
- a CDS encoding YcxB family protein: MELQFTITPEHTQIRVGEQLEREMLKHDQQQAQLMGYVARLQERLLAPLLFVLCLVGGMLAIYFPERQFTPQKIITMVLFGAIFAVFWWFFSSRWLGHLRARMAASGAKPRTPLRGTNQRLIEAKLRINLKAAEGAYRLLLDDQGFSLINAKGEKGGLAWGKIVRLKETPDFYSVACAESDRKDKAYHIPKRSDVMDAEQYQQGLALFLSRVPASAVLTPAS; this comes from the coding sequence ATGGAACTGCAATTCACCATTACCCCCGAGCACACCCAGATCAGGGTCGGCGAACAGCTGGAGCGCGAAATGCTCAAGCATGATCAGCAGCAGGCCCAACTGATGGGTTACGTCGCACGCTTGCAGGAACGTCTGCTCGCCCCGCTGTTGTTTGTACTGTGCCTGGTCGGCGGGATGCTGGCGATCTATTTTCCTGAGCGCCAGTTCACCCCCCAGAAGATCATCACGATGGTGTTGTTCGGGGCGATCTTCGCGGTGTTTTGGTGGTTCTTCTCCAGTCGATGGTTGGGCCACCTGCGCGCACGTATGGCCGCCAGCGGTGCCAAGCCGCGCACGCCTTTGCGCGGCACGAATCAGCGCCTTATCGAAGCCAAACTGCGTATTAACCTCAAGGCTGCTGAGGGCGCGTATCGCCTGCTGCTCGACGATCAGGGTTTCAGTCTGATCAATGCCAAGGGCGAAAAAGGCGGGTTGGCTTGGGGGAAGATTGTGCGTCTCAAGGAAACGCCTGACTTTTACTCGGTGGCCTGCGCTGAGTCGGATCGCAAGGACAAGGCCTATCACATTCCCAAACGCAGCGATGTGATGGACGCCGAGCAGTATCAGCAAGGTTTGGCGCTGTTCTTGAGCCGGGTACCCGCCTCTGCCGTGTTAACGCCTGCCTCGTAG